One segment of Brassica napus cultivar Da-Ae chromosome C3, Da-Ae, whole genome shotgun sequence DNA contains the following:
- the LOC111204278 gene encoding hydroxyproline O-arabinosyltransferase 3, which translates to MGKASSLLLFLLGFGFFVVTYNLMTLIVHNRSGVMSSSPLLDPVVQMPHRKTKSSPAPPFHVALTATDAPYNKWQCRIMYYWYKQKKALPGSDMGGFTRILHSGNRDNLMDEIPTFVVDPLPPGLDRGYVVLNRPWAFVQWLERATIEEDYVLMAEPDHVFVNPLPNLAVGGYPAAFPFFYITPEKYENIVRKYYPVEMGPVSNIDPIGNSPVIISKESLEKIAPTWMNVSLTMKNDPDTDKAFGWVLEMYGYAVASALHGVRHILRKDFMLQPPWDLSTKGKFIIHYTYGCDYNMKGELTYGKIGEWRFDKRSHLRGPPPRNISMPPPGVPESVVTLVKMVNEATANIPNWDTL; encoded by the exons ATGGGAAAAGCATCGTCTCTGCTTCTCTTTCTGTTAGGTTTCGGTTTCTTTGTTGTCACATACAATCTTATGACCCTTATAGTCCACAATAGATCTGGTGTGATGAGTAGTAGTCCACTTCTAGATCCCGTTGTTCAGATGCCTCACAGAAAGACCAAAAGCTCTCCTGCGCCGCCCTTTCACGTTGCATTGACAGCTACGGACGCTCCTTATAACAAGTGGCAGTGTCGTATTATGTATTATTGGTATAAGCAGAAGAAGGCTCTTCCTGGTTCTGACATGGGAGGGTTCACTCGCATTTTGCATTCAGGGAATCGTGATAACTTGATGGATGAGATACCGACGTTTGTTGTTGATCCTCTTCCTCCAGGTCTTGATAGG GGGTATGTTGTGTTGAATAGACCGTGGGCGTTCGTGCAATGGCTTGAAAGAGCTACCATCGAGGAAGA CTATGTGCTGATGGCAGAGCCTGATCATGTATTTGTTAACCCTCTTCCCAATTTGGCTGTTGGAGGATACCCAGCCGCTTTTCCGTTTTTCTATATTACGCCTGAAAAGTACGAGAACATAGTCAGAAAGTATTATCCTGTGGAGATGGGCCCGGTTTCAAACATCGACCCGATTGGGAATTCTCCTGTTATTATAAGCAAG GAATCACTTGAAAAGATTGCTCCTACATGGATGAATGTCTCGCTAACAATGAAAAACGATCCGGATACTGATAAGGCATTTGGATGGGTGTTGGAAAT GTACGGTTACGCAGTTGCATCTGCTCTGCATGGCGTGAGGCACATACTTCGGAAGGACTTCATGCTTCAG CCTCCATGGGATTTGTCTACAAAGGGGAAGTTTATCATCCATTATACTTATGGATGCGACTACAACATGAAG GGTGAGCTGACATATGGCAAAATAGGAGAGTGGCGATTCGATAAGAGATCACATCTACGAGGTCCTCCTCCGAGGAACATTTCCATGCCGCCTCCCGGTGTTCCAGAAAGTGTG GTGACTCTAGTGAAGATGGTGAATGAAGCTACTGCAAATATCCCTAACTGGGACACTCTCTAA